Proteins from a single region of Streptomyces sp. TN58:
- a CDS encoding enoyl-CoA hydratase/isomerase family protein: MFHVDGRTGVVTLNRPRALNALTHPMVLRIAEALDAWAVDPAVGQVLIRGAGERGLCAGGDIRAIHDDARAGGNASAAFWRDEYRLNARIARYPKPYTALMDGIVMGGGVGLSAHGSVRVVTERSRVAMPETGIGFVPDVGGTWLLGRAPGRLGTHLALTGTAVGAADALLCGLADHFVPAARLPELTAALAAAPAAEVLPRYAATPAPGVLADGRPWIDHCYAADTVEEIVERLLGRDEPAAKEAAETLLAKSPTALKATLAAVRRAAALGTLEAVLTQEYRVSCNALTTPDLVEGIRAQVVDKDRAPRWSPPTLAEVTEADVERFFAPLGDDRELRLA; encoded by the coding sequence CTGTTCCACGTCGACGGCCGGACCGGCGTGGTCACCCTCAACCGCCCGCGCGCCCTCAACGCCCTCACCCACCCCATGGTGCTGCGGATCGCCGAGGCCCTCGACGCCTGGGCGGTCGATCCCGCGGTCGGGCAGGTCCTGATCCGCGGAGCGGGGGAGCGCGGGCTGTGCGCGGGCGGCGACATCCGGGCCATCCACGACGACGCCAGGGCCGGCGGTAACGCCTCCGCCGCCTTCTGGCGTGACGAGTACCGGCTCAACGCCCGCATCGCCCGTTACCCCAAGCCGTACACCGCCCTCATGGACGGCATCGTCATGGGCGGCGGCGTCGGCCTCTCCGCGCACGGGAGCGTCCGCGTCGTCACCGAACGCTCCCGCGTCGCCATGCCGGAGACCGGTATCGGCTTCGTCCCGGACGTCGGCGGAACCTGGCTGCTCGGCCGCGCCCCCGGCCGGCTCGGCACCCATCTCGCGCTCACCGGGACCGCCGTGGGTGCCGCGGACGCGCTGCTCTGCGGGCTCGCCGACCACTTCGTACCCGCCGCGCGGCTGCCGGAGCTGACCGCCGCCCTGGCCGCGGCCCCCGCCGCCGAGGTGCTGCCGCGGTACGCCGCCACCCCCGCCCCCGGGGTGCTCGCCGACGGACGGCCCTGGATCGACCACTGCTACGCGGCCGACACGGTCGAGGAGATCGTCGAGCGGCTGCTCGGCCGGGACGAGCCGGCCGCCAAGGAGGCCGCCGAGACGCTCCTGGCGAAGTCCCCGACCGCGCTGAAGGCCACCCTCGCCGCTGTGCGCCGGGCCGCCGCCCTCGGCACGCTGGAGGCGGTGCTCACCCAGGAGTACCGGGTCTCCTGCAACGCGCTCACCACGCCCGACCTGGTGGAAGGCATCCGGGCCCAGGTCGTCGACAAGGACCGCGCACCGCGCTGGTCCCCGCCGACCCTGGCCGAGGTCACCGAAGCCGACGTGGAGCGCTTCTTCGCCCCCCTCGGCGACGACCGCGAACTGCGCCTCGCCTAG
- a CDS encoding ATP-binding cassette domain-containing protein yields the protein MHIADNHQVIQVRGARENNLADISLDIPKRRLTVFTGVSGSGKSSLVFGTIAAESQRMINETYTAFVQSFMPSLGRPDVDGLHNLSAAIVVDQERMGAGSRSTVGTATDAYTMLRIVYSRVGTPHIGTSSAFSFNNPEGMCPRCEGVGEVSDIDVDQLVDRELSINEGAITVPGFAVDSWYWQNMANSGFYSPDTKLKDFTEQEWADFLHRSAVKVKAGSNGFTYEGLITKITRLYLAKDRESMQPHIRAFVDRAVIFTACPDCRGTRLSAAALSSRILGVNIAECASMQISELAGFVRRIDDPGVAPMLANLRGLLDSLVEIGLGYLSLDRPSGTLSGGEAQRVKMVRHLGSSLTDVTYVFDEPTTGLHPHDIQRMNDLLLRLRDKGNTVLVVEHKPEVIAIADHVVDLGPGAGTAGGQLCYSGDVAGLRTSGTLTGRHLGHRARLRDSVRTPRGHLSVKGADLHNLKDVSVEVPLGVLTVVTGVAGSGKSSLIHGYLAGREGVVVADQSPIRGSRRSNPATYTGLLGPIRTAFAKANGVKAALFSANSEGACPKCNGLGLVYTDLAMMAGVATVCEECEGKRFTPEVLTYRLRGKNISEVLNMPVAEAHEFFTTGQARAVLGRLSDVGLSYVRLGQPLNTLSGGERQRLKLAISMAEKSSTYILDEPTTGLHMADVDKLLALLDRLVDDGNSVIVIEHHQAVMAHADWLIDIGPGGGHSGGEVVFEGTPAALVAGADTLTARHLREYVGAGA from the coding sequence GTGCACATCGCCGACAACCACCAGGTCATCCAGGTCCGGGGAGCCCGCGAGAACAACCTCGCCGACATCTCGCTCGACATCCCCAAGCGCCGGCTGACCGTCTTCACCGGTGTCTCCGGCTCCGGGAAGTCCTCCCTCGTCTTCGGCACCATCGCCGCCGAGTCGCAGCGGATGATCAACGAGACCTACACCGCCTTCGTCCAGTCCTTCATGCCGAGCCTGGGCCGGCCGGACGTGGACGGACTGCACAACCTGAGCGCCGCCATCGTGGTCGACCAGGAGCGGATGGGCGCGGGCTCCCGCTCCACCGTGGGAACCGCCACCGACGCCTACACCATGCTGCGGATCGTCTACTCCCGCGTCGGCACACCCCACATCGGCACGTCCAGCGCGTTCAGCTTCAACAACCCGGAGGGGATGTGCCCGCGCTGCGAGGGCGTCGGCGAGGTCTCCGACATCGACGTGGACCAGTTGGTCGACCGCGAACTCTCGATCAACGAGGGCGCGATCACCGTCCCCGGCTTCGCCGTGGACTCCTGGTACTGGCAGAACATGGCGAACTCGGGCTTCTACTCCCCCGACACCAAGCTCAAGGACTTCACCGAGCAGGAATGGGCCGACTTCCTGCACAGAAGCGCGGTGAAGGTGAAGGCGGGCTCCAACGGCTTCACCTACGAGGGCCTGATCACCAAGATCACCCGGCTCTACCTGGCCAAGGACCGCGAGTCCATGCAGCCCCACATCCGGGCCTTCGTGGACCGCGCGGTGATCTTCACCGCCTGCCCGGACTGCCGGGGCACCCGGCTCTCGGCGGCCGCGCTGTCCTCGCGCATCCTCGGCGTGAACATCGCGGAGTGCGCGTCGATGCAGATCAGCGAACTGGCCGGCTTCGTACGCCGGATCGACGACCCCGGCGTGGCCCCGATGCTCGCCAACCTCCGGGGCCTGCTCGACTCCCTCGTCGAGATCGGCCTGGGCTACCTCAGCCTGGACCGCCCCTCGGGCACGCTGTCCGGCGGCGAGGCCCAGCGCGTGAAGATGGTCCGGCACCTCGGCTCCTCCCTCACGGACGTCACGTACGTCTTCGACGAGCCCACCACCGGCCTGCACCCGCATGACATCCAGCGCATGAACGACCTGCTGCTGCGGCTGCGCGACAAGGGCAACACCGTGCTGGTCGTGGAGCACAAGCCCGAGGTCATCGCCATAGCCGACCACGTCGTCGACCTCGGCCCGGGCGCCGGCACGGCGGGCGGGCAGCTCTGCTACAGCGGGGACGTGGCCGGGCTGCGCACCTCCGGCACCCTCACCGGGCGCCACCTCGGGCACCGGGCACGGCTGCGGGACTCGGTGCGCACGCCGCGCGGGCACCTCTCCGTGAAGGGCGCCGACCTGCACAACCTGAAGGACGTCAGCGTGGAGGTGCCGCTCGGGGTGCTCACCGTGGTGACCGGTGTCGCGGGATCGGGCAAGAGCTCGCTGATCCACGGCTACCTGGCGGGGCGGGAGGGTGTCGTGGTGGCCGACCAGTCGCCGATCCGCGGTTCACGCCGGTCGAACCCGGCCACCTACACCGGTCTGCTGGGCCCGATCCGGACCGCCTTCGCCAAGGCCAACGGGGTCAAGGCGGCGCTGTTCAGCGCGAACTCGGAGGGCGCCTGCCCGAAGTGCAACGGCCTCGGGCTCGTCTACACGGACCTGGCGATGATGGCCGGGGTGGCCACGGTGTGCGAGGAGTGCGAGGGCAAGCGCTTCACGCCCGAGGTGCTGACGTACCGGCTGCGCGGCAAGAACATCAGCGAGGTGCTGAACATGCCGGTGGCCGAGGCGCACGAGTTCTTCACCACCGGCCAGGCGCGGGCCGTGCTCGGCCGGCTCTCCGACGTCGGCCTGTCGTACGTGCGGCTCGGCCAGCCCCTCAACACCCTGTCGGGCGGGGAGCGGCAGCGGCTGAAGCTCGCGATCAGCATGGCGGAGAAGTCCTCGACGTACATCCTGGACGAGCCGACGACCGGACTGCACATGGCGGATGTCGACAAACTGCTGGCCCTGCTGGACCGGCTCGTCGACGACGGCAACTCCGTGATCGTCATCGAGCACCACCAGGCCGTGATGGCGCACGCCGACTGGCTGATCGACATCGGCCCCGGCGGCGGCCACTCCGGCGGCGAGGTCGTCTTCGAGGGCACGCCGGCCGCCCTGGTCGCCGGGGCGGACACGCTGACCGCCCGTCACCTGCGGGAGTACGTCGGCGCCGGCGCGTAG
- a CDS encoding DUF6924 domain-containing protein, with amino-acid sequence MPLPQSDDLTSLVLRADFGDEGAWDAVRAALDAADEYSHATYASEPRFAGVGVQALVAEEAAADEDEQIGYLFLADAVSMKEPGHPLLAVDLSDEPGRTFRVPARWFPDVSANLSLANMDFAEFADAADGSGTFRGFEQG; translated from the coding sequence ATGCCTCTGCCTCAGTCTGATGATCTGACCTCGCTGGTCCTGCGTGCCGACTTCGGTGACGAGGGGGCCTGGGACGCGGTCCGAGCCGCACTCGACGCGGCCGACGAGTATTCCCATGCCACGTATGCCAGCGAGCCTCGCTTTGCCGGCGTGGGGGTTCAGGCCCTGGTGGCCGAGGAGGCTGCCGCGGACGAAGACGAGCAGATCGGCTACCTGTTCCTGGCGGACGCGGTCTCGATGAAGGAGCCGGGCCATCCGCTCCTGGCCGTGGACCTCTCGGACGAGCCCGGGCGGACGTTCAGGGTCCCCGCCCGGTGGTTCCCCGACGTCTCGGCCAACCTCAGCCTCGCCAACATGGACTTCGCGGAGTTCGCCGACGCCGCTGACGGATCAGGGACCTTCCGCGGCTTCGAACAGGGCTGA
- a CDS encoding CASTOR/POLLUX-related putative ion channel, with protein MAQEHTTSLRLRLRYRFDNLVAGGTAPLVGWLAAACLAVVVPASAVLVWADRAAPRTLSGRLTAVWVSVGQTLKVGGAVGSPVYVLASVTLALVALLFVSTLVSLITTGINQRIMSLRRGHSTVLEAGHTVVLGWSDQIFPVVCELVAANANQRRSAIAVLAPKDKVDMEDEIATGFGGAAARTGGGGAGRLPGSRTGTGATRIICRSGPTTDPTVLARVSPQTSKAVLVLPPDGDSGDAHVVKTLLALDAALPRPREAVVVAAVRDARNHLTAKLAAGPGGHVLCADEIIARLLVQTARQPGLSLVYQELLDFDGDEFYTAPAQGIAGGTFGDALLAFTTSSVVGLLHADGSVALNPDTGTPIGAGDRVVLISEDDDTAVQEPAGPWVDEDAIVTARPRSRYAERFLLLGWNRRAPLLVEQLDEFVTPGTTLDVVALGGGAAPRAAAEVAAARTRLEVAFHSGDITDPEVLAKLDVPSYDSVIVIGETDREGTAPAAAPPDADPPGPAAEPGDGTDDRTLVTLLHLRAIAEAAGCELPLTTEMSDDGNRLLAPARAGADFIVSGRLISLLMTQISESGHLADVFEELFRAEGSEFYLRPVADYVRTDREVAFATVVESARRRRECAVGYRVRAQAATAPAYGVRLNPDKRQRVRFGEQDWVIVLADT; from the coding sequence ATGGCACAGGAGCACACCACGTCCCTGCGGCTGCGCCTGCGGTACCGCTTCGACAACCTGGTGGCCGGGGGGACCGCCCCGCTCGTCGGGTGGCTGGCGGCGGCCTGCCTCGCGGTCGTCGTCCCGGCGAGCGCGGTGCTCGTCTGGGCCGACCGCGCGGCCCCCAGGACCCTGTCGGGGCGGCTCACGGCCGTCTGGGTCAGCGTGGGGCAGACCCTCAAGGTCGGCGGCGCCGTCGGCTCCCCCGTCTACGTGCTCGCCTCGGTGACACTGGCCCTGGTGGCCCTGCTGTTCGTGTCCACGCTGGTCAGCCTGATCACCACCGGCATCAACCAGCGCATCATGTCGCTGCGGCGCGGGCACTCCACGGTCCTGGAGGCGGGGCACACCGTCGTCCTGGGCTGGTCCGACCAGATCTTCCCGGTGGTCTGCGAACTCGTCGCGGCCAACGCCAACCAGCGCCGGTCCGCCATCGCCGTCCTCGCCCCGAAGGACAAGGTGGACATGGAGGACGAGATCGCCACAGGATTCGGCGGCGCGGCAGCCCGTACGGGAGGGGGCGGCGCGGGAAGACTCCCGGGAAGCCGTACGGGGACGGGCGCCACCCGGATCATCTGCCGCAGCGGGCCCACCACCGACCCGACCGTGCTGGCCCGGGTGAGCCCGCAGACGTCGAAGGCGGTCCTGGTGCTGCCCCCCGACGGGGACTCCGGCGACGCCCATGTGGTGAAGACCCTGCTCGCGCTCGACGCGGCGCTCCCCCGGCCGCGCGAGGCGGTGGTGGTCGCCGCGGTCCGCGACGCCCGCAACCACCTCACGGCCAAGCTGGCGGCCGGACCGGGCGGACACGTGCTCTGCGCCGACGAGATCATCGCCCGGCTCCTCGTCCAGACCGCCCGCCAGCCCGGACTCTCCCTCGTCTACCAGGAGTTGCTGGACTTCGACGGCGACGAGTTCTACACCGCCCCCGCGCAGGGGATCGCCGGAGGCACCTTCGGCGACGCGCTGCTCGCGTTCACCACCTCCTCGGTGGTCGGTCTGCTGCACGCCGACGGCAGCGTCGCCCTCAACCCGGACACCGGTACACCGATCGGCGCGGGCGACCGGGTCGTCCTGATCTCCGAGGACGACGACACGGCCGTGCAGGAGCCGGCGGGCCCCTGGGTCGACGAGGACGCCATCGTCACCGCCCGCCCCCGGTCCCGATACGCCGAGCGGTTCCTCCTCCTCGGCTGGAACCGGCGCGCTCCGCTCCTCGTCGAGCAGCTCGACGAGTTCGTCACCCCCGGCACCACCCTGGACGTCGTGGCGCTCGGCGGCGGGGCGGCCCCGCGGGCCGCCGCCGAGGTCGCGGCGGCGCGCACCCGCCTCGAAGTGGCCTTCCACAGCGGGGACATCACCGACCCGGAGGTCCTGGCCAAGCTGGACGTGCCCTCCTACGACAGCGTGATCGTGATCGGCGAGACCGACCGGGAGGGCACCGCCCCGGCCGCCGCGCCCCCCGACGCGGATCCGCCCGGCCCCGCCGCGGAGCCCGGGGACGGCACGGACGACAGGACGCTGGTGACGCTGCTGCACCTGCGGGCCATCGCGGAGGCGGCGGGCTGTGAACTCCCGCTGACCACCGAGATGTCCGACGACGGCAACCGGCTGCTCGCCCCCGCCCGGGCCGGCGCCGACTTCATCGTCAGCGGCCGTCTGATCAGCCTCCTGATGACGCAGATCTCGGAGAGCGGGCATCTCGCGGACGTCTTCGAGGAGTTGTTCCGGGCGGAGGGCAGTGAGTTCTACCTGCGGCCGGTGGCGGACTACGTCCGCACCGACCGGGAGGTGGCCTTCGCCACGGTCGTCGAGTCGGCACGCCGCCGCCGGGAGTGCGCCGTCGGCTACCGCGTGCGCGCGCAGGCCGCGACGGCTCCCGCGTACGGTGTCCGGCTCAACCCCGACAAGCGGCAGCGGGTCCGGTTCGGCGAGCAGGACTGGGTGATCGTGCTCGCCGACACCTGA
- a CDS encoding dihydrofolate reductase family protein, translating into MRKIILMSTVSLDGYIEGPERQIDWHVVDEELHQYLNDELRRMGAFLSGRVTHQLMADYWPTADADPASSGPEAEFAEIWRSMPKYVYSRTLEHADWNTTVVRDVVPEEVAALKAAPGGDLVLGGADLAASFLRQDLVDGYRILVHPVRIGRGKPLFPPADSGVVPLRLESSRTFGNGVVELRYGRP; encoded by the coding sequence ATGCGGAAGATCATCCTCATGAGCACGGTGTCCCTGGACGGCTACATCGAGGGCCCCGAACGGCAGATCGACTGGCACGTCGTCGACGAGGAGCTGCACCAGTACCTCAATGACGAACTCCGGCGGATGGGCGCTTTCCTGTCCGGTCGCGTCACCCACCAGCTGATGGCGGACTACTGGCCGACGGCCGACGCCGACCCCGCGAGCTCCGGCCCCGAGGCGGAGTTCGCCGAGATCTGGCGGTCCATGCCGAAGTACGTCTACTCGCGCACCCTGGAGCACGCCGACTGGAACACCACCGTCGTACGGGACGTGGTGCCGGAGGAGGTCGCCGCCCTCAAGGCGGCTCCCGGAGGCGACCTCGTGCTGGGCGGCGCGGACCTCGCCGCCTCCTTCCTGCGCCAGGACCTGGTGGACGGCTACCGGATCCTGGTGCACCCGGTCCGGATCGGCCGCGGCAAGCCCCTCTTCCCTCCCGCCGACAGCGGTGTGGTGCCGCTGCGCCTGGAGAGCAGCCGCACCTTCGGCAACGGTGTCGTCGAACTGCGCTACGGGCGTCCCTGA
- a CDS encoding DUF6434 domain-containing protein yields MSAYGVVGARPRLSAELTGAELLRWYWTLAELSCLARQMGVPVRGGKAALTARLAAALDGRPEPEPAPAAPRRAGRQLAAPVDGTTVIPPGQRCSQVLREYFVREIGPGFHFDAFMREYVAGHAGHTLAEAVEHWHATRARAAEPQEVGAQFEFNRFLRDWHARHPGGTRAEALAAWRTHRARPRG; encoded by the coding sequence ATGAGTGCGTATGGGGTGGTGGGGGCGCGCCCCCGCCTGTCGGCGGAGCTGACCGGGGCGGAACTGCTGCGCTGGTACTGGACCCTGGCCGAACTGAGCTGCCTGGCGCGGCAGATGGGTGTGCCGGTGCGGGGCGGCAAGGCCGCCCTCACCGCCCGGCTCGCCGCGGCACTCGACGGCCGCCCCGAGCCCGAACCGGCCCCCGCGGCACCCCGCCGCGCGGGTCGGCAGCTCGCCGCCCCCGTCGACGGGACCACGGTGATCCCGCCGGGGCAGCGCTGCAGCCAGGTGCTGCGTGAGTACTTCGTCCGCGAGATCGGCCCGGGCTTCCACTTCGACGCCTTCATGCGGGAGTACGTCGCCGGCCACGCCGGGCACACCCTCGCCGAGGCCGTCGAACACTGGCACGCGACCCGGGCCCGGGCGGCCGAACCGCAGGAGGTCGGCGCCCAGTTCGAGTTCAACCGCTTCCTGCGCGACTGGCACGCCCGCCACCCCGGCGGTACCCGTGCCGAAGCCCTGGCCGCCTGGCGCACCCACAGGGCCCGCCCCCGAGGCTGA
- a CDS encoding TetR/AcrR family transcriptional regulator yields the protein MAKDRSGAGDPVRTLELLWRATGQAATQPGRRGPRQGLSVDAVVGAATALADGEGLDALTMRALAQRLGVTPMTVYTYVPGKAELLDLMLDDAYLRMERRPAGPAEPWQVRVARVAEDNRDLMVRHPWIADLAVTRPPLGPGVIGKYDHELAAFEGIGLTDTEMDAALTHLLGFVHANALAAADDADHNSRQSQEDWWAVSAPLLERNLDPGRYPLADRVGTAVAGYHPQTIWSFGLQCILDGLAHRLATRTAPRTPTDNA from the coding sequence ATGGCGAAGGACCGGAGCGGGGCGGGGGATCCCGTACGCACCCTGGAGCTGCTGTGGCGGGCGACCGGGCAGGCTGCGACGCAGCCCGGCCGGCGCGGCCCCCGGCAGGGCCTGAGCGTGGACGCCGTCGTCGGGGCCGCGACCGCCCTCGCCGACGGCGAGGGCCTGGACGCGCTCACCATGCGGGCGCTGGCCCAGCGGCTCGGCGTGACACCGATGACCGTCTACACGTACGTCCCCGGCAAGGCCGAGCTGCTCGACCTGATGCTCGACGACGCCTACCTGCGCATGGAACGCAGGCCGGCCGGTCCGGCGGAGCCCTGGCAGGTCCGCGTCGCCCGGGTGGCCGAGGACAACCGCGACCTCATGGTCCGCCACCCCTGGATCGCGGACCTCGCCGTCACCCGCCCCCCGCTGGGCCCCGGAGTGATCGGGAAGTACGACCACGAGCTGGCGGCCTTCGAGGGGATCGGGCTCACCGACACCGAGATGGACGCCGCCCTGACCCACCTGCTGGGCTTCGTCCACGCCAACGCCCTGGCCGCGGCCGACGACGCCGATCACAACAGCCGCCAGAGCCAGGAGGACTGGTGGGCCGTCAGCGCCCCCCTGCTGGAACGGAACTTGGACCCCGGCCGCTATCCCCTCGCCGACCGCGTCGGCACCGCGGTCGCCGGCTACCACCCCCAGACCATCTGGTCCTTCGGCCTCCAGTGCATCCTGGACGGCCTTGCCCACCGCCTCGCCACCCGTACCGCTCCGCGGACGCCGACGGACAACGCCTAG
- a CDS encoding hydrolase: MPADQTRLVLGEDTALVLIDLQTGILARPATRPTAEILERGVALATAFRGRRLPVVLVKVAWSPDGGDLPTANVDRPGPAAAPPAAFSEIPAELAALADVVVTKRHWGAFTGTELDLQLRRRGIHRIVLAGISTSVGVESTARTAWELSYDLVFPEDASADADPDSHAHTFGKIFPRIGRVTTTDEVVAALRP, translated from the coding sequence ATGCCCGCCGACCAGACCCGACTCGTCCTCGGCGAGGACACCGCCCTGGTCCTCATCGACCTGCAGACCGGCATCCTCGCCCGGCCCGCCACCAGGCCCACCGCCGAGATCCTGGAGCGGGGTGTCGCGCTGGCCACGGCGTTCCGCGGCCGCCGGCTGCCCGTGGTCCTGGTCAAGGTGGCGTGGTCGCCCGACGGCGGTGACCTCCCGACCGCCAACGTGGACCGGCCGGGTCCGGCCGCGGCGCCACCCGCGGCGTTCTCCGAGATCCCCGCCGAGCTCGCCGCGCTCGCGGACGTGGTCGTCACCAAACGCCACTGGGGAGCCTTCACCGGCACCGAGCTGGACCTCCAGCTCCGCCGCCGCGGCATCCACCGCATCGTCCTGGCCGGCATCTCCACCAGCGTCGGCGTCGAGTCCACCGCCCGTACGGCGTGGGAGCTCAGCTACGACCTGGTCTTCCCGGAGGACGCCAGCGCGGACGCCGATCCCGACTCCCACGCCCACACGTTCGGCAAGATCTTCCCGCGCATCGGCAGGGTGACCACCACCGACGAGGTCGTCGCGGCGCTGCGCCCGTGA
- a CDS encoding MFS transporter: MYLSTSRAAGIPADTPAPSGPLRAVPGTVFALGLVSLVTDVSAEMVTAVLPLYLVAGLGMSPLAFGALDGLHQGATALLRLAGGRISDRTRRHKLVAGTGYALSAACKAALLAVTTPWSVAAVLAADRTGKGLRTAPRDALISLSVPAAMQGRAFGVHRALDTAGALLGPLAAFGVLWVAVDGYAAVFTVSCCVAVLGVVMLALFVRQAPAPAVSPSPAPPPVRALLRIAGLRRLCLTAAVLGLFTVGDAFLYLLLQRRLELPAVWFPLLPVGTAAVFLLGAVPVGRLADRVGRGRVFAGGHVLLLGACLLLLAPLPSGALLVVGVPAALGLFYAATDGVLMAAAGPLFPPELRTTGLAVLQTAQALARFAGSLLFGATWTVWGPNPALGVAAGGLLLALALVSVSGGLRPGGAS, encoded by the coding sequence GTGTACCTGTCGACCAGCCGGGCCGCCGGCATCCCCGCGGACACCCCGGCCCCCAGCGGCCCCTTGCGGGCCGTCCCCGGCACGGTGTTCGCGCTCGGACTGGTCAGCCTGGTCACGGACGTCTCCGCGGAGATGGTCACCGCCGTCCTGCCGCTGTATCTGGTGGCCGGACTCGGCATGTCCCCGCTCGCCTTCGGCGCCCTGGACGGTCTCCACCAGGGCGCCACCGCGCTGCTGCGCCTCGCAGGCGGCCGGATCTCCGACCGGACCCGCCGCCACAAACTCGTCGCCGGCACCGGGTACGCGCTCTCCGCGGCGTGCAAGGCGGCCCTGCTCGCCGTCACCACTCCCTGGTCGGTGGCGGCGGTGCTGGCCGCCGACCGGACCGGCAAGGGGCTGCGCACCGCCCCCCGCGACGCACTGATCTCGCTGTCGGTGCCGGCCGCGATGCAGGGCCGCGCGTTCGGCGTGCACCGGGCGCTCGACACCGCGGGCGCGCTGCTGGGGCCGCTGGCCGCCTTCGGCGTGCTGTGGGTGGCGGTGGACGGGTACGCGGCGGTGTTCACGGTGAGCTGCTGCGTCGCCGTCCTGGGCGTGGTGATGCTCGCCCTGTTCGTACGGCAGGCCCCCGCGCCGGCGGTCTCCCCGTCCCCGGCCCCACCGCCCGTACGCGCCCTCCTGCGGATCGCCGGCCTGCGGCGGCTGTGCCTCACGGCCGCCGTGCTCGGGCTGTTCACCGTCGGCGACGCCTTCCTCTACCTGCTGCTGCAGCGCCGGCTGGAGCTGCCGGCCGTGTGGTTCCCGCTGCTGCCGGTCGGTACGGCGGCGGTGTTCCTGCTCGGCGCGGTGCCGGTGGGCAGGCTCGCCGACCGGGTGGGGCGCGGCCGGGTCTTCGCCGGCGGGCACGTACTGCTGCTCGGCGCCTGTCTGCTGCTCCTGGCGCCGCTGCCGTCCGGGGCGCTGCTGGTCGTCGGTGTGCCGGCCGCGCTCGGCCTGTTCTACGCGGCGACCGACGGGGTGCTGATGGCCGCGGCCGGGCCGCTGTTCCCGCCGGAACTGCGCACGACGGGGCTGGCGGTGCTGCAGACGGCGCAGGCGCTCGCCCGGTTCGCGGGGTCGCTGCTGTTCGGGGCGACATGGACGGTGTGGGGGCCGAACCCGGCACTGGGTGTGGCGGCGGGCGGGCTGCTGCTGGCGCTGGCACTGGTCTCCGTGTCCGGCGGGCTGCGGCCGGGCGGGGCGTCGTAG
- a CDS encoding SDR family oxidoreductase: MTLEGRVALVAGATRGAGRGIAVQLGAQGATVYVSGRSTRGRRSEYDRPETIEETAELVTAAGGRGIAVVADHLVPAQVEALVGRIDAEQGRLDVLVNDIWGGELLFEWDSTVWEHDLDKGLRLMRLAVETHAITSHFAVPLLLREPGGLVVEMTDGTADYNASRYRVSFFYDVAKSSVLRMAFALGHELGPRGATAVALTPGWLRSEMMLDTFGVTEETWRDALATVPHFAISETPAYVGRAVAALAADPEVSRWNGASLSSGRLAQVYGFTDLDGSRPDAWRYMVEVQDPGRPADTTGYR; encoded by the coding sequence ATGACTCTCGAAGGCAGGGTGGCCCTCGTGGCCGGGGCGACGCGGGGCGCGGGCCGCGGCATCGCGGTCCAGTTGGGGGCGCAGGGCGCCACGGTGTACGTGTCGGGGCGCAGCACCCGGGGGCGGCGTTCGGAGTACGACCGTCCCGAGACGATCGAGGAGACCGCCGAACTGGTCACCGCGGCGGGCGGCCGGGGAATCGCGGTGGTCGCCGACCATCTGGTGCCGGCGCAGGTCGAGGCCCTGGTCGGGCGGATCGATGCCGAGCAGGGCCGTCTGGACGTCCTGGTCAACGACATCTGGGGCGGGGAGCTGCTGTTCGAGTGGGACAGCACGGTCTGGGAGCACGATCTGGACAAGGGGCTGCGGCTGATGCGGCTGGCGGTGGAGACGCATGCGATCACCAGTCATTTCGCGGTGCCGCTGCTGCTGCGGGAGCCGGGTGGGCTGGTGGTGGAGATGACGGACGGCACCGCCGACTACAACGCGTCCCGCTACCGGGTCTCCTTCTTCTACGACGTCGCCAAGTCCTCGGTGCTGCGCATGGCGTTCGCGCTCGGGCACGAGCTGGGCCCGCGCGGAGCGACGGCGGTCGCGCTGACCCCGGGCTGGCTGCGCTCGGAGATGATGCTCGACACCTTCGGCGTGACGGAGGAGACGTGGCGGGACGCGCTGGCCACGGTCCCGCACTTCGCGATCTCCGAGACCCCCGCGTACGTCGGCCGGGCGGTAGCGGCCCTCGCCGCGGACCCGGAGGTGTCCCGCTGGAACGGCGCGTCCCTCTCCAGCGGCCGCCTGGCGCAGGTCTACGGCTTCACGGACCTGGACGGCAGCCGCCCGGACGCCTGGCGCTACATGGTCGAGGTCCAGGACCCGGGCCGCCCGGCGGACACCACCGGCTACCGCTGA